The genomic region GCGCCCGCCTCGCGCCAACGATCCGCGACCACATGGCCGAGCGGTTCAGCCAGGCGGACTTCGCCGCGATACTTGAGCGCGAGAAGCGCACGACGGAAGACACCACTGAACGGACCGCACCACTCGAGCTGGAGGAGCGGCGACGGGATGTCCGACGGCATGCCGATCGGGACGCCTGCGGGCATGCCCGCCCGGACACGGAGCGCGGGCAGGCAGGCCTCGCACAGCGGCGCACCTTCCCGGTCGCATCCGACGCAGGCGGCCGGCAGGGCGAGATCGAGGAGCCGTCCGGCCGTGGATCCGATGCGCCGTCGAATGGCGTTCACTGCCATGGCCTGATCGTCGCATCCGGCCCTCACCGGCGACGTATCGCACGTTGGCCTGAACGATGACGTGCCGCGGGCCAAGCCGACCGGCACCACTCGAATGGTGACGCGCTGCGGCCGAGGCGGGCGCCCGCGTGCGGCGGACCTCGCGTCGGGCTGGATCTACGCTAACTCCCGCCGCGTGGCGCTTACGCGACTACCCGGTCACGATCGAGCTCGCACAGCGCCGCGATTCCCGCACGACAGGAGGAATCCAGCCAGCCGGCGAGAATCCGGCTGAATCGAGCGCCGGATCCGACCCGACCGCCGCATTCGAGTCGGATAACGCTCGGTAGGTGGTGATTAGCCAGAGTTCGATCGGTTGCCCCGGCCGCCGAACCGCCGGCCCGTGCCGAGCCGCCGGCCCGCGCCTCGCGGAGCAGCGGCAGCACGCCCACGAGCAGGGACGCCCCGAGGATCCAGAGGATCGGGAGCGCGACGAACGCGGAGACCGGGACCGTCCAGCGTCGCGAGGTGCGAGCACCCCACACGACGATGGCGGCGGCCACCGGCAGGCGGATCGCGAGCGGGACGAGGATCGCGGACGGTGTCAGGCCGAAGTCGGTCGCCCCGCCGGAGCCGCTGTTCGATCGGAGGACATCCAGCCACTGCCCCCAGAGACCCGGCGCCACGATGAAGCTGATGCCGGCGAGCGCGGCGGTGGCTCCCAACGCGATGGCGAGCTCCCGCCACTCCCGTCGCACGACGAACCAGAGGAGCCCGATACCCGGCGTGACCTTGGTGAGGAGGACGAGCGACCAGGTCCAGGGCCAGCGGAACCCGAGGACGATGGCGGCCGCGAGCAGCAGGTGGATGTTCCCCGAACCCACCTCGGACGCGACCGCCGGCACGAGGAGGAGCGCCACGGTCCACCCCCGCGCGAGCCAGACGAGCGTCGCGAACAGGAGGAACGTCCAGCCCGCGATGAACACGGGGAACGGAAGGTGTGTGAGCGGCGAGAACGCCTGGACCCAGACCGGTGAGTAGAGGAACGCGTCGGCGCGTCCGGCAGACGCGTTCCGATACGGGTCGGACGGATCCATCGCCCAGTACGCGTGCGCGTCATACGCGTCAGGCGGCCGGATGAGCGCGTAGACGAGGCCGGCGGCCAGCAGCGCTGCCGGCAGCGCACCGGATGTCTCGAGGCGTCCGAGCGCCGTGCGCAGGGACCCGAACCACAGCCGGGCGGAGGTGACCGCGGAGGACCAGGACCCGCGCGTCACGGACGATGCTCAGGCGGTCGCGAACGCGATGGTGTCGCCGACCGCGGTCCCGGATCCGGTCACCGTCCCGCTCGGAAGCTCGAGGACGCCGTGCGCACCGCGGACGTACCAGACGACGCCTGTCCACGGCCGGAGTCCGGAACGGACGGCGACCACCCGCCGCAGCCCGCCCCCGTCCGGTCCGCCGAGGAACACGGCGTCGATCGCGAACCCCATGAACATCATGTGGATGCCGTTGCTCTCGGGCAGCCAGAGGCCCCCACCAGCGGCCAGCGACGGCCGTCCCATGAGACCGCGGAACTTGCCGAGCAGGCCGTCCGCGACCTCCGCCCGCGCGGCGAGGATCGAAGTCCGGGTGACGTTCCGGACGATCAGCGCCGCCGGCGCCACGTCGACTCCCGGGCGACCGCGTCGTACGCGGCTGGCGCCGAATTCAGTGCCCGCTGCCGGGATTGGTGCTGAGATTGAGGACGATGAGGATGATCGCCGGGCCGAGGATGATGATGAAGAGCGACGGGAAGATGCAGCCGACGAGCGGGAACAGCATCTTGATCGGCGCTTTCGCCGCCATCTCTTCGGCTCGCTGGCGTCGCTCGATCCGCAGCTGCTCGGACTGGACCTGGAGGACCTTGCTGATCGAGACGCCGAGCTGCTCCGCCTGGATGATCGCCCCGATGAAGTTCGTCAGCGCCTGGACCTCCGTCCGCGGGACGATGTCCCGAAGGGCGTCGCGCCGGGCCTTCCCGATCCGGACCTCCGCGAGCGCTCGGCGGAACTCGTCGCTGAGCGGCCCATCCAGCTTCTCCACGACCTTGGCCAGGGCGGCGTCGAAGCCGAGACCGGCGCGTACGGAGATCGTCAGGAGGTCGAGGGAATCCGGGATCATGAGGAGGATCGCGTGGCGGCGCTTCTTCACCCGGCCGCCGAGCCAGAACTCCGGGGCGGTGTAGCCGAACATGAGCCCGACCACGGTCATCGCCAGCCCGAGGATCGGCGCGGCGCCGAGCAGGATGAGCCCGAGGAACGCGCCGATGCCAGCCCCGACGAGGGCCCCGATCGCCTTGACGCCCAGCCAGTCGGCGACGCGGAGGTCGCCGGGGTTGCCGGCCAGGGCGAGGCGCT from Chloroflexota bacterium harbors:
- a CDS encoding DUF2029 domain-containing protein translates to MTRGSWSSAVTSARLWFGSLRTALGRLETSGALPAALLAAGLVYALIRPPDAYDAHAYWAMDPSDPYRNASAGRADAFLYSPVWVQAFSPLTHLPFPVFIAGWTFLLFATLVWLARGWTVALLLVPAVASEVGSGNIHLLLAAAIVLGFRWPWTWSLVLLTKVTPGIGLLWFVVRREWRELAIALGATAALAGISFIVAPGLWGQWLDVLRSNSGSGGATDFGLTPSAILVPLAIRLPVAAAIVVWGARTSRRWTVPVSAFVALPILWILGASLLVGVLPLLREARAGGSARAGGSAAGATDRTLANHHLPSVIRLECGGRVGSGARFSRILAGWLDSSCRAGIAALCELDRDRVVA
- a CDS encoding DUF192 domain-containing protein; translation: MGRPSLAAGGGLWLPESNGIHMMFMGFAIDAVFLGGPDGGGLRRVVAVRSGLRPWTGVVWYVRGAHGVLELPSGTVTGSGTAVGDTIAFATA
- a CDS encoding type II secretion system F family protein, translated to MAIPAILVAAVAAGAILLIVLGLAGSSPVDPVQARLTQLGSMTAKNLEELELQAPFLERTLRPLATRLSGTVARVASASFTATTQKRLALAGNPGDLRVADWLGVKAIGALVGAGIGAFLGLILLGAAPILGLAMTVVGLMFGYTAPEFWLGGRVKKRRHAILLMIPDSLDLLTISVRAGLGFDAALAKVVEKLDGPLSDEFRRALAEVRIGKARRDALRDIVPRTEVQALTNFIGAIIQAEQLGVSISKVLQVQSEQLRIERRQRAEEMAAKAPIKMLFPLVGCIFPSLFIIILGPAIILIVLNLSTNPGSGH